A window of the Lactuca sativa cultivar Salinas chromosome 5, Lsat_Salinas_v11, whole genome shotgun sequence genome harbors these coding sequences:
- the LOC111886600 gene encoding 60S ribosomal protein L39-1, which yields MPSHKSFMIKKKLAKKMRQNRPIPHWIRMRTDNTIRYNAKRRHWRRTKLGF from the exons ATG CCTTCACACAAATCATTCATGATCAAGAAGAAGCTCGCAAAGAAGATGAGGCAGAACAGGCCCATTCCTCACTGGATTCGCATGAGGACTGACAACACGATCAG GTACAATGCAAAGCGCAGGCATTGGCGTAGAACCAAGCTTGGATTTTGA
- the LOC111886607 gene encoding uncharacterized protein LOC111886607 isoform X2 encodes MMTGISKKIQRLLSYCGQIWCYLQAGFWCKAFFSSRFIWQDFFHFCFQSDFGNENVKLVRSIAALKMPKAAILGNHDAWNTQSFSEKGKDAVQLQLESFGEEHVGYQRLDFHSLKLSVVGGRPFSCGGERLFRKQLLTKRYGVHNMNESAKKICEAAVGTPKDHSIILLAHNGPTGLGSNMNDICGRDWVRGGGDHGDPDLAVAISQLKSTKYSIPVVVFGHMHKELAFGNGQRKMIVVGGGDDNTIYLNGAIVPRVKRFSHNTLRAFTLIDSKQGQLEKITQTWVSVSLTQDTTTIEEEQILFTNNNIPTTSSI; translated from the exons ATGATGACTGGAATCTCGAAGAAGATTCAAAGGCTCTTGAGCTATTGCGG CCAGATTTGGTGCTATTTACAGGCAGGTTTTTGGTGCAAAGCTTTTTTTTCTTCTAGATTTATCTGGCAAGATTTCTTTCATTTTTGCTTTCAAA GTGATTTTGGTAATGAAAATGTTAAACTTGTTAGAAGCATTGCAGCACTCAAAATGCCCAAAGCAGCTATTCTAGGGAACCATGATGCCTGGAATACACAAAGTTTTTCTGAAAA GGGGAAAGATGCTGTTCAACTCCAGCTGGAAAG TTTTGGGGAAGAGCATGTTGGTTACCAAAGATTGGACTTCCATTCATTGAAGCTTAGTGTTGTTGGAGGACGCCCCTTTTCTTGTGGAGGTGAAAGGCTCTTTAGGAAACAACTTTTGACTAAAAG ATATGGAGTTCACAACATGAACGAAAGCGCAAAGAAAATCTGTGAAGCTGCTGTAGGGACACCAAAGGATCATTCCATCATTCTTCTTGCTCACAACGGGCCCACAG GGCTTGGGTCCAACATGAATGACATTTGTGGAAGAGATTGGGTGCGTGGAGGTGGAGACCATGGTGATCCAG ATTTAGCTGTTGCTATATCTCAACTTAAAAGCACCAAATATTCCATTCCAGTGGTGGTGTTTGGACACATGCATAAGGAGCTGGCATTTGGAAATGGTCAACGTAAAATGATTGTGGTTGGGGGTGGGGATGACAACACCATATACCTAAACGGGGCCATTGTTCCTAGGGTCAAAAGATTCTCTCACAACACACTTCGAGCCTTTACTTTAATAGACTCAAAACAAGGACAACTAGAAAAAATCACCCAAACTTGGGTTTCAGTTTCATTAACACAAGATACCACCACTATTGAGGAGGAACAAATTTTATTTACTAATAACAACATACCCACTACATCTTCTATATAA
- the LOC111886599 gene encoding uncharacterized protein LOC111886599 — MPRASKRKSDAVKSSLAEPAPKKATKEVERIDNFFASYANTSIGMIDPEGVEKLCSDLSVEHTDVRILMLAWKMNAKKQGYFTQEEWRTGLKSLRADTLKKLKKELSELEREVAKPNNFEDFYRFSFRYCLTEDKQKSLDIESVCVLLDLVLGPYFRLQIDSFCDYLKIQKEYKVVNMDQWTNFFRFCQEIKFPELENYDACQAWPLILDNFVEWLREKSNHP, encoded by the exons ATGCCTCGCGCTTCGAAGAGGAAATCGGACGCCGTAAAATCATCTCTTGCCGAACCTG CCCCAAAGAAAGCCACAAAGGAAGTGGAACGAATAGACAACTTCTTTGCATCATATGCTAATACTTCAATAGGCATGATTGA TCCAGAAGGGGTTGAGAAGCTCTGCTCAGATCTATCAGTTGAGCACACTGATGTCAGAATCTTGATGCTTGCTTG GAAAATGAATGCTAAGAAGCAGGGATACTTTACACAG GAAGAATGGAGAACAGGCCTCAAATCTCTTCGTGCTGACACTCTTAAAAAGCTAAAGAAAGAACTCTCCGAGTTGGAGAGAGAG GTTGCTAAGCCAAACAATTTTGAAGATTTCTATCGCTTCTCCTTTCGTTACTGCTTAACAG AAGATAAACAAAAGAGCTTAGACATCGAGAGTGTTTGTGTATTACTTGATCTTGTTTTAGGGCCCTATTTCCGACTTCAGATTGATTCATTCTGTGACTACTTAAAG ATACAAAAGGAGTATAAGGTGGTTAACATGGATCAATGGACTAACTTTTTTCGTTTTTGTCAAGAG ATAAAGTTTCCAGAGCTTGAAAATTATGATGCTTGTCAAGCATGGCCATTGATTCTTGACAATTTTGTAGAATGGTTGAGAGAAAAGTCAAACCACCCTTAA
- the LOC111886607 gene encoding uncharacterized protein LOC111886607 isoform X3, which yields MPKAAILGNHDAWNTQSFSEKGKDAVQLQLESFGEEHVGYQRLDFHSLKLSVVGGRPFSCGGERLFRKQLLTKRYGVHNMNESAKKICEAAVGTPKDHSIILLAHNGPTGLGSNMNDICGRDWVRGGGDHGDPDLAVAISQLKSTKYSIPVVVFGHMHKELAFGNGQRKMIVVGGGDDNTIYLNGAIVPRVKRFSHNTLRAFTLIDSKQGQLEKITQTWVSVSLTQDTTTIEEEQILFTNNNIPTTSSI from the exons ATGCCCAAAGCAGCTATTCTAGGGAACCATGATGCCTGGAATACACAAAGTTTTTCTGAAAA GGGGAAAGATGCTGTTCAACTCCAGCTGGAAAG TTTTGGGGAAGAGCATGTTGGTTACCAAAGATTGGACTTCCATTCATTGAAGCTTAGTGTTGTTGGAGGACGCCCCTTTTCTTGTGGAGGTGAAAGGCTCTTTAGGAAACAACTTTTGACTAAAAG ATATGGAGTTCACAACATGAACGAAAGCGCAAAGAAAATCTGTGAAGCTGCTGTAGGGACACCAAAGGATCATTCCATCATTCTTCTTGCTCACAACGGGCCCACAG GGCTTGGGTCCAACATGAATGACATTTGTGGAAGAGATTGGGTGCGTGGAGGTGGAGACCATGGTGATCCAG ATTTAGCTGTTGCTATATCTCAACTTAAAAGCACCAAATATTCCATTCCAGTGGTGGTGTTTGGACACATGCATAAGGAGCTGGCATTTGGAAATGGTCAACGTAAAATGATTGTGGTTGGGGGTGGGGATGACAACACCATATACCTAAACGGGGCCATTGTTCCTAGGGTCAAAAGATTCTCTCACAACACACTTCGAGCCTTTACTTTAATAGACTCAAAACAAGGACAACTAGAAAAAATCACCCAAACTTGGGTTTCAGTTTCATTAACACAAGATACCACCACTATTGAGGAGGAACAAATTTTATTTACTAATAACAACATACCCACTACATCTTCTATATAA
- the LOC111886607 gene encoding uncharacterized protein LOC111886607 isoform X1, with translation MFSGALLHTPIPTVLFGSSSQSPSPPTFSASYSSKLNCNIRLSMASSVRIVIVGDVHDDWNLEEDSKALELLRPDLVLFTGDFGNENVKLVRSIAALKMPKAAILGNHDAWNTQSFSEKGKDAVQLQLESFGEEHVGYQRLDFHSLKLSVVGGRPFSCGGERLFRKQLLTKRYGVHNMNESAKKICEAAVGTPKDHSIILLAHNGPTGLGSNMNDICGRDWVRGGGDHGDPDLAVAISQLKSTKYSIPVVVFGHMHKELAFGNGQRKMIVVGGGDDNTIYLNGAIVPRVKRFSHNTLRAFTLIDSKQGQLEKITQTWVSVSLTQDTTTIEEEQILFTNNNIPTTSSI, from the exons ATGTTCTCCGGCGCGTTGCTGCACACGCCAATTCCGACGGTTCTCTTCGGTTCCTCCAGCCAATCGCCGTCGCCACCGACCTTTTCGGCGTCTTACTCTTCTAAGCTAAACTGCAATATTCGTTTATCCATGGCCTCCTCCGTCAGGATAGTCATCGTCGGAGACGTT cATGATGACTGGAATCTCGAAGAAGATTCAAAGGCTCTTGAGCTATTGCGG CCAGATTTGGTGCTATTTACAG GTGATTTTGGTAATGAAAATGTTAAACTTGTTAGAAGCATTGCAGCACTCAAAATGCCCAAAGCAGCTATTCTAGGGAACCATGATGCCTGGAATACACAAAGTTTTTCTGAAAA GGGGAAAGATGCTGTTCAACTCCAGCTGGAAAG TTTTGGGGAAGAGCATGTTGGTTACCAAAGATTGGACTTCCATTCATTGAAGCTTAGTGTTGTTGGAGGACGCCCCTTTTCTTGTGGAGGTGAAAGGCTCTTTAGGAAACAACTTTTGACTAAAAG ATATGGAGTTCACAACATGAACGAAAGCGCAAAGAAAATCTGTGAAGCTGCTGTAGGGACACCAAAGGATCATTCCATCATTCTTCTTGCTCACAACGGGCCCACAG GGCTTGGGTCCAACATGAATGACATTTGTGGAAGAGATTGGGTGCGTGGAGGTGGAGACCATGGTGATCCAG ATTTAGCTGTTGCTATATCTCAACTTAAAAGCACCAAATATTCCATTCCAGTGGTGGTGTTTGGACACATGCATAAGGAGCTGGCATTTGGAAATGGTCAACGTAAAATGATTGTGGTTGGGGGTGGGGATGACAACACCATATACCTAAACGGGGCCATTGTTCCTAGGGTCAAAAGATTCTCTCACAACACACTTCGAGCCTTTACTTTAATAGACTCAAAACAAGGACAACTAGAAAAAATCACCCAAACTTGGGTTTCAGTTTCATTAACACAAGATACCACCACTATTGAGGAGGAACAAATTTTATTTACTAATAACAACATACCCACTACATCTTCTATATAA